The sequence ATCATCGCATGACAAAAATATATGATTAGCTAACGATACATGGTAAAATTGCTTagcaaaaatatatggaaaagttggcctttttgaatggtaacgatacttaacaacccattcagtGTATCGTCTGATATCGAATTATTGTAAACCCTATCGTAAATATTATTCATCGTATGATTATCGTTCGATATTTTTTATGATTccattaaaaattcaattacaattatttaaaatcaaaaaacgATAACTAGAAAAATAGTTGTATAATTTCATTCTATTCGGGATATCATTGCTATATTCCATATTGTTACTATGTATGTAGATAGCCAACTACGGtttgttataaatttctttcaaaataaaaacaaacatggaATATAAGATATTGTTAAAAAACAATGTGATGTAAAATTATTGCATATAGTGTCGtagatttaattttttgtatagTATTGgttttcaataaatatataGTCATAAGTTTAATTGACTTTTTCGTAAATTGTAACAATATTGCTTTATTCGGATGAATAGTAACAACAGTAATGCAGAACGTTTTCAACTATGCGGGTTTGAATGTGctgaactcgagtggcgatctctcttcgcttgtgtggtcgggttgggatctgacgaccaaactggcacaacctcacacaaccctacttcattgagcgccgttgctgatgaagcaagtgtgtaggagccggacattactaaatactcatcctacttggttgacatgtgtacaaaaatacatttgagagagttagttctgaaaatgtattgcgagagatcggctggtacctggtgctgggaatttggtttcatcagtacccgctaagctgcggtggacgtcgaaggtccttcgtagcttagtagggaaagcacctgtcatgcgaactggggtcgtgggatcaaaccccaccgaaggggcggttaccctccaataccttttccgaactaaatctatcacatgttgtacatatgcataatcaagtttcagacatagtaattaatttccacgccgggtggcttaatacccggcatataggcaattaactttgaatgtgctcttatttattattttttccccaaacagtggtaaatttattgttcaagcttgtacctaactaattacaacttgattccaatattaactactagagctttgtaacatttacttggagcataccacattttggcccaatgacacccccgtagacggtacgtttaatgttaatgtttttaatggtttacgttaaaaatattttcgacgatttctaaaaaaaatcgctttgcgcctttaagggttaaagaatgttttgaaaatcctcaaaattatccgaattttattttgttgccccctgaaaatattattttttggcaaaaaaaatccgaggggggagagaaaatggattttaaatatttgtatcggccttattgacattgatttggttgcagcaacttatatgtgacttAATCTAGAAGTACAAGGATtacaccaagatttttttatgtacaggttatatgACTTCGTCAGTGGATGgaaataaccagcgcgggggggaaacatacattttcagtgcaaaacgtaaacaaacgagcataaattccatacaaaaatccaagatggctgagttggggatatttaCAAGTCAGAACACCCCCCAATGAAGGCATCCTggaatacactatgcccagggagtcgagaatgtatCCCACACGAAAACAGAACGAACCTTTTAGCAGCCTTTAAGCACGCAAAGGCATAGTCTTTAAATACCGAAATAACAATTGCTATACTTCGTGAGAAAAAAAGATTAAGGAAATAGTTTACTCTTACTCTCTTATTCTTAGTTGCATCAGTCTATTACCCGGGTGACGTTGAACCTCCAGTGTTCGTTTCATACagcaaaatccaaaataaagCTATTATCATCGGATATGATGTAGATGCCGCCCACATAGTATGGGGAAGTACTGGAATCAAACAGAAGTTGAGTCACTATTCGAATTCATTTCTCAGCATGATATTTATCAACATATGTAAAAAGGGGAACTCCCTTTTCTCACAAATGCTACGAAGGAAGAGATTGAACCAGCATCGTACCGATCGTACAGATAGTACAGACAGAAATGTATCTGAGTAAATTTCTATGTCGGATCATAGACAAATCCTTTCAAAATAGGCAGCCAACAACttaaatatgcaattaattattcaaaattctCTTAAAATATCATTagatcgaaagggtcattttgccgaaagggtcaattggccgaataagacatttggccgaataagatatttttttccgaataggtcatttggccgaatagaacatttgaccgagtaggtcatttgaaaagtgtgaaattaagagtcactactcacttttcacagtaagaaattgggagtgagaagtgagacgtctcatcatttctcacttctcactgtaaaaaatgagaagcgtgaagtgagtagtgagacgtctcactattcacttcgcgcttctcactttctatagtgagaagagaaaaatgaagagtgagaagtgagacgtctcaatactCTCTTTTCTGtaaaaagtaagtagtgagacgtctcactttttacggcgagaagtgagaaattatgagtgagaagtgagacgcctaatttctttagcttagctttagcttagctttagcttagctttagcttagctttagcttagctttagcttagctttagcttagctttagcttagctttagcttcaGGCTTAGCTTAGTTAGCCTTAGCAGCTTTAGCGAAGCTTTTAGCttatttagcttagcttagcccAGCTACCCcacttttagcttagcttagcttcagCGTGATTTTAGCTTGTTAGCTTAGCTCACTCCCAGTTAGCCTTAGTTTTACTCCAGCCCCACCTGGCCAGCCTCATCCTCCCCAGCTCCACTCCCCACTCCAGCCCAGCCTCACCTTAGTTCAGCCTCATCTGCTCCACCCAGCCCAGCTCAGCCCTGCTCAGCCTTAGCTCCCAGCTCTCAGGCCCCAGCCAGTTTCACTCCCAGCCTGTCCCCAGCCTCCAGCTCAGCCTCACCCCACTTTTCAGCTCCCAGCCCAGCTCCACCAGCCTTAGCTCAGCCTCCAGCCTCAGCTCCCAGCCCAGCCTCCCGTTAGCCTCACCAGCCTCAGCTTCAGCCCCTCAGCCTCAGCTCAGCTCAGCCTCTTTCAGCTCCCACCTCAGCTCAGCTCAGCTCAGCTCCAGCCTCAGCCTCAGCCCAGCCTCCCAGCCTCAGCTTCCAGCCTAGCTTCAGCCTTCAGCCTCAGCTTAGCTCAGCTCAGCCTCAGCCCAGCTCAGCCAGCTCAGCTTTCAGCCTAGCCTCAGCCTAGCTCAGCTTTACTCAGCCTAGCTCAGCTTTTAGCCTCAGCCTCAGCTCTTAGCCTCAGCTTCAGCCTCCAGCTTAGCCTCAGCTCAGCCTCAGCTCAGCCTCAGCTTTCAGCTGCTCAGCTTAGCTCAGCCTAGCTTCAGCTTAGCTCAGCTTAGCTCAGCTTAGCTTCAGCTTAGCTCAGCTTTAGCTCAGCTTAGCTTCAgcctagctttagcttagctaggCTCAGCTTAGCTTCAGCTTAGCTTCagctagcttagcttagctcagCTTCAGCTTAGCTCAGCTACTAGCTTAGCTCAGCTCAGCTTGCTCAGCTTAGCTCAGCTTAGCCTCAGCTTAGCTCAGCTTAGGCTCAGCTGGTTAGCTTCAGCTTAGCTTCAGCTTAGCTTCAGCTTAGCttcagcttagctttagcttagcttcagCTTAGCttcagcttagctttagcttagcttcagCTTAGCTTCAGCTTAGCTTCAGCTTAGCTTCAGCTTAGCTTCAGCTTAGCTTCAGCTTAGCTTCAGCTTAGCTTCAGCTTAGCTTCAGCTTAGCTTCAGCTTAGCTTCAGCTTAGCTTCAGCTTAGCTTCAGCTTAGCTTCAGCTTAGCTTCAGCTTAGCTTCAGCTTAGCttcagcttagctttagctttagcttagcttccacactttcgtcggaattcctgaaTAAGAATTTCTTATCTTCATGAGATTTTTCAACCGGAATTGGGCTGCCGATTTattgattgatatttttttcgtttttgtctATCGGTATAATTTTCTGTTTTATTagtccagcggttctcaacctggggtacatgtacccccgggGGAACCTTCGCTGACTCCAGGGGGACCTCGGATGACCTCGGatgaaaatgcgtaatggcggtcGTATTTCAATTCCATTAACAAAATAATGACAAGTTTGTAATAATTGTATATTTATTAgcagggaatcattttttttcgaatgcgcctgcgaaacaagcgacaaaagagaaccaacgacaaagctttgtttttgtcgaagatgataatgacaaagatccgaaaatttttgtccGCAACagaaaagaagacaatcttgttgctaacttttcatcccgttattttatgttttatgttatcatagtttctgcttttatggaaatattcgagaatcgaacaatgattacaaaattagcagcgtattttcggagatatcagagcatgcaaggcaaatgattcttgtcatattgtgttcgggttctgataaaggtttgtcgctaggtgcgtttgtcagtaacaaactctgttgatgacaaagagtatattgttaggcgttgctcgaatattgattctcattcagttcttgtagaattaaatacagaatgttatgcagaaaaccgcgagaagattagagtttattacgcaaagatattaacattttactggagtattgtaggggtgaatttatttcttttcaaaggtaaatgaaacgaaatttgcgtaagttgtgccgtccaactgcaattcactgtttttggatgcttctgcatacatttttgcatataaacttccaacgagtaacgttgaccgatttggctgcaattttgtccagagcatcagggcatcaaatagcgacgtcaatcgtctagacgcatgtacTGTGGAgtatgggttcgatttccggcccggtaaggagaaaacttttcgtaaagcgaaaagttctctactgatccactgggtgttgtgtgaatgtcctgtccgttgtctcatgctagatgttaagtgttcagtctgtgcgacctctggttgaagacggtgattctgttttttttcttttaataaaagggcggcccaccaaaaataattgaaaaaagtttttcccatactaagcCACCCTAATATTTATGTTGCaagactttgtattgtacataatatgcatagcaATCAGTAAATCAATACATATCGAATCAGGTCCACCACAGCTaacacagtgtatgaagggttgtgggacaaaagaccaaaataatattcaaaagcAATTTACTTGATGgaaataaaattatgaaatatgttaagaatatactTCTCAactaaaatattcatttttttttttcaaataaaaaaactttttacctTCTACTACGCGCTTcgaaagccccctttcaagccCCCTTTTAAAAGGCATGGAAACCTTCTTTTGAGGGGCTCTGAATTTTTCTTTCAGCCAATTtcttttcaagtggcttggaaaCCTAATCGAGGGACTCGGAGTTCTTCTTTCAATAAGCTTGGACGCCTACTTTCATAAGGCTCAGCAACGTAATCATAAGATGCTCAAAAGTTTCTTTTCAATCGGTTCGAAAGCACTCTTTCAAGATAATCTTATGAGTTATGCTTAtcaaaatagggggtacctcaatgaatacaaaaacacgaagggtacctctcaagaaaaaggttgaggaCCGCTGTATTAGTCTGATTGTAGTTTTTCTTTTATGCTGTATCAATATGTTTTCTTTTTGATCTGTCTAATTGAAATCTCCTTTGCCCTTGTTATCTATTCGAGTTACCTTAAGCTTGAATGCTAGTTCGTCACTCTTGGCCCTGTAGGATTCATTTTACGAAGCTATTCGGATagatagggtaaccgtacccttagtggaggtagcaccaatagtgcaGGTAGCGGGGTTTTAATGGAATTTACcataattatacactttacgatgattTCAGTTGATGTGTCGTGCttcaaatatcctgttaaatgcaagtTATCCTAAGattgtaccaatagtggcgagtctcataataaatcaatggatagcaccaccatgggaaccaaaattattttttacctccactaaaggaacagtgtacccatgatgcaagcaatatttgataGTAATTGAAGTTTAATAAtatcaatctcatttttgttaacgaatttattagtttacctatagatattaaagctgtaaatttcccataatcgattttaaaaaaatattttcttctatggatctactaataccttcactattggtaccgttaccctagtcgtaaaaaaattgaacaataaTGTTTTTTCAGGCGACTGGataatttcccaaaaaattaGCCTTAATTGAAATGGTTTCTGTTTTTATACCATTGCGCACTGTGAATGATGGTTGACCACAGTATATCATTAGTATAGCATCACACGAAGCCGTAATTACTCTTGAATTCACCACAAAACACAACTTTGCTAAACAATATACATGAGCGTGCTACCTACATTCAGTGCAGGATAGTCTATAAGATAGTTAATGTATGGACACATTACATCCAAGTCGGAATTATATTCAATTTCccgaataaatataaaattctaGAGTtgtacaaataaataaaactagTTTTAACTACATTATCATCAGTTAAAATTAAATACTGGTAAGAAAATCGATTGCAAGTCAATTATTACGCTCATAAACTAACAATGGCTTCCTTGCAGTTGAACAATACCCACCGTTCGTTGCACGTGATTGTCTTTTCTGATTGATTTTGGCGCTCGTTTTTTGTGTGGTAAAAAGCTCTCCGCCATGTCGGGAAAACCGAAAAAGACTGCTAATAAACCGACATCCACGTCCGGTGCCCAGTCGGTGTCCTCGTCAGCATCCTCCGTATCCAGTATGGCAGAATCCTCGGAAACTGCTCTCAGTCCCTCGCGGCGAAGTCGATTGCATGAGAAGAACAGCCTCATGAACCTCAACGACCGTCTTGCGTGCTACATCGAACGTGTTCGATTTTTGGAACAAGAAAACTCTAAACTGTCACTGGAACTGTCTTCTTGCCAGGAAACGGCTTTACGTGAAGTCGCTAGCCTCAAGGCGATTTACGAGAACGAGTTGACCGATGCGAGAAAACTGCTGGATGAAACGGCGCGGGATAAAGCCAAGGTAGAAATCGACGCCAAACGGTACTGGGAGGAAAACGATCAGCTGAGGGTTAAGCTAAACAGGAAGATTAAGGAACTCACCGAAGTGGATAAGGAAGCACGGGCTAATGAAGCGAGATGTATCGAGCTGACGGCCAATTACAACAGCATCTGCACTGAAAAGAAGAAACTTCAAGAAGAATTACGCGAAGCGGATATGGAATCGGCAAAGCTACGGAAGTCATTTGAATCTATGCGGAAGGATCTGGAGCATGAAACGCTGATCCGAGTTGACCTGGAGAACAACATACAAAGTCTTCGTGAAGAAATCACCTTCAAGGATCAAGTTCACAATCAGGAACTCTCGGAAAGCAAAATGCGTCGTCAGACCGAAATTAGCGAAATCGATGGCTATCTGCTGGATCAATACGAAACCAAGATGCAACAAACTCTGCAGGAACTACGTGATCAGTACGAAACACAACTGAACATGAACCGCGATGAAATGTCCGAGCTATACGATGTTCGAATTCAGAACTTGGAAAGCAGACTTGCCCAGGAGCGCGTCCAGCACGAAGAGGAACGACGGAAGCTTGAAATGGAAGTCAACCGGCTGCGGGACGACATGGCTGTTCAGCTTAAAGAATACCAAGACCTTATGGATATCAAGATCTCGTTGGATATGGAAATCGCTGCCTACGATAGGCTGCTCTCGTCGGAGGAAACTCGCCTCAACATCACCCCTAGCGTAACCAGCACCACTTCAGCCGGATTGAGCACTTCTTCGCGGCTGTTTCGCACCCCGTCATACAAACGAAAACGCACTGCTTTGGACGATTCCGTGGACTACTCTGTCACCTCGTCAGCCACGGGAGACCTGGAACTAGCCGAGTGCGACCCGGAAGGCAAGTTTGTGAAAGTGCACAATAAATCAAATCAAGCTCAGAAACTTGAGGGTTGGCAAATTGTTCGCAAAACTGAATCCAGCGAAATGAAGTATAAGTTTCCCAAGGGAACTAAGCTCGACGGTAACTCAACGGTCACCATTTGGTCGGCCTCCGCCAACCAGAAGGCAGATCCTCCAGCGAGTTTGCTCATGAAGGGTCAGTCGTGGATCACCGGAGATAACGTGAACACCAAGTTGCTCAATCAGGATGGCGAGGAAGTGGCCCATGCCGAGCGGATTAGAATGAAGGCGATGAGTGCCCCGACCGGACATAAGGACAAGTATTTTCTAGAGGAGGGAGGTGCAAGGCTGGGAGTTAATAGATCTGTTGGTGCCCGATCACCGTTATCGTCGAAAGGCGGCCAAGGCGATAAGAATGATGAGCAGTGTGTATTAATGTAAGTCtaaatttgtaatgtttgtcgTGAAGATTaaacttgtatttttctgttttttgcaACATTATGTAAAAGTGAAATGGAATGCTGTAGATAGTAAGAAAAGAATGGTAAATTGGCATTTATTTGTAATACGAAgaagatttcaaataaaatttcataattttatgaTAAGTGAAACTGGTAATTGTGCTGTTTTGCCTAAAACTCCGATCGGCCCAATAAAGTCTACGATATAATTGCAACCGTCAAATTTATTCCGCAAACAGGGTTTTCTTGGCTTATTTGAAACTATCAGGAGAAAAAATAAAACGATATACCATGTTTACCTATTTTAATTTTGATGCCAATACTTGAACATCAAAATTTGAGCTCTTATTtgataggctcaggcgtgtataacactttacggagccacgatTCTTTATGATATGTACAAATAATATCATCACGGAGAATAATCGCTCTAATTTGAAACAACCATTGGTTGTTTTTTAAACCATGAAGTTGGATGCTCCTAAAAGTGATTTGGCTACCTCAAAATCACTTTTTTGATCaaaacaaagtgaaaaaattgtttgattcgattctacagtcgcctctccacatctcgatattggaGGGACCTGGGAGGGAGttctcgatactacacatcaaattaATTATATACTGTCGTCATGTAAtaagtaaattttcaacaagaaagaacaatcaacgtaggccccacctgaaaagactaaattcatttttgcgtgttattgttgttatattgccttcaaaaatttgcttgccgagagtttcgttttcggctcacactgacagctagatttcggctcggcttgacacacacatttttcgtatctgtttctccctcccaggGAGGGACCATcaagataaggagagatcgaggaatggaaggaaaattgaaatggttactaaacgacaacaaaacaaatgtcatttcttgatATCAAAgcgtttgttattgtccagaaatggtctagtagcccagaaatttgattatatcgacatagggagagagaatcctaagcaaaatatgaccagaacacatcgagatagagaaatatcgagatatagaggttatcgagatgtaggaagcaaaaatgtatgtagattgatgGGACCAAAGaaatcatcgacatagggaaagatatcgagatgtagaacatcgagatgtagaaagtcgACTGTAGTTACATCAAACtaatatttttgttcattttaaataaactttagttTGAGCCTAACTATATTgagtttgtttttttattgtataATGGATTCACATTCAAATGGGAATGTAAGGTTGAGTCAACTAAAGCAGTAGGTTGGATCTAACTAGATTCTTGTTTGTGTCACATCCAAACTAAATTCATGatcaaatcaaattatttttttttaggttGTTTATTTGATTGCCCCTTTGACGTCTGCTGTTGCATGCTCTCAgctcgatttttaaaataatgtacGTCGTGGCGAAATGCAGGTCTATATTTTGctgtaaaataaaaaacttcGATGACTCATGGGAACTAAGCCGTTGAGCGTTTTGGCGTTATATAGTGTTAATGGTTGCTTGGGAACATTTCCAGAATTTCACCTTCGATTCGATTGCAAACGATTCTGATTTCAGACTTCGCAAATAAAAAACACTGTTCGCAAACTTGTTACCCTTTCGAAtccatttttcaatgtttcaacATCATCCTGAAAGTGTAACAATTTACAAACGTTTAAGAAGTTAAAGCGCTTGTTTCATTTTTATCGttgacattcttcttcttctttttcttcttcttcttcttctgactTAATGTTCATTTCAGCATTTTCATAATTATTCATgtaataatttagaaaatgtcGAAATGAACATTAAGTCAAGAAAAAAGAAGTTTGTCAAAGATAAAAGTGAAACAAGCGCTGTAACTTCTTAAACGTTTGTAAATTGTTACACTTTCGGGATTTCTATGTCTGAAAACACATTTGAATACAAATTACAGTcgactttctacatctcgatgttctacatctcgatatctttCTCTATGTCGATGATTTCTTTGGTCCcatcaatctacatacatttttgcttcctacatctcgataacctctatatctcgatatctctctatctcgatgtgctctggtcatattttgcttaggattctctctccctatgtcgatataatcaaattttctgggctactagaccatttctggacaataacaaacgcTTTGATatcaagaaatgacatttgttttgttgtcgtttttcgtagcaacgagcctTTTTCGATCTAGTAACCATTTCaatcctcgatctctccttatctcgatggtccctccaatatcgagatgtggagaggcgactgtaattaacagatttgttttggaaattatgGCCAGGGCAAAAGCAAAACAGTAAAACATAAGACTGAGAAAGCCTAAAATCACATGAAAAAATCTTCCAGTCAAATTTCTTTCGTTAATTTATAGTTTTTTGTAATACTTTACGGCTTTTCATTAATATTGATAACTGTTTGCGAAAAATCACAGACAATCTGTAAACTGATTACCGAAACGTTCGGATGTTCTTTTGAATACCATAAATCTGGCAAATTAGTATCTTCCATGACAAGCACAAAATGAAACTCAAAATCGAACAATCTTTGGCAAATTAAacagaattattattatttattcagactaaggccaaagtgatctctgcagtacataaaagtcgtCTCCGTTAAGTTCGGTCTATGGCTGTTTACacaaattctccgaaattttcacgaaaatttatttaaaatcttCGAATCTTGTTCAGAATGTAGATTTCAACAAACAATCCTTTgaatcttaaggtcactcctgacggaatccaagattaaaagtgctcgcgttttcgggggcacaccactcgatacggaagcaacgcacaactgtcatttttattatttcacgcatgctgcgacgcagcaaagctaaatcaacaaaaatgacagttgtgcgccgcctctgaatcgagtggtgtgcccccgaaaacgcgagcacttttaatcttggattccgtcaggagtgaccttaacgaaaattgttcggaattttaaaggaatttatttggatttctacgggaattTTTTTCGTgctgtccataagaaattttcGGGTGAtttccattggccgaaagcgacatacgccGCActggtcatttgggcgaaaaagtcgtttttttctaacagatcgtttggccgaataggtcatcaatccgaaaatgtcgttttgctaaaatgatcgtttgacagaatgggccatttggcccaaaatgttatttagcccgacgggtcatacggccaaatgtcaatgacTAAAAGGCAGCATCGTAGCGCGCTGTTGGCCAGgatggcccccgccaagggcgccagtaTATAGGGGACGCCGAAATCAAGAATTACGCTATATGAAAgacaaatttatttagtttaggaCCATTTTATAACTCAACTGACTATGGGCTGGTACAATGGAAGAGATATGTTGAATAATCTAGAGTAAGCAAAAAATACGGCTTTATTTCCACATCAACGTGTTATATG comes from Armigeres subalbatus isolate Guangzhou_Male chromosome 2, GZ_Asu_2, whole genome shotgun sequence and encodes:
- the LOC134212965 gene encoding lamin Dm0-like translates to MSGKPKKTANKPTSTSGAQSVSSSASSVSSMAESSETALSPSRRSRLHEKNSLMNLNDRLACYIERVRFLEQENSKLSLELSSCQETALREVASLKAIYENELTDARKLLDETARDKAKVEIDAKRYWEENDQLRVKLNRKIKELTEVDKEARANEARCIELTANYNSICTEKKKLQEELREADMESAKLRKSFESMRKDLEHETLIRVDLENNIQSLREEITFKDQVHNQELSESKMRRQTEISEIDGYLLDQYETKMQQTLQELRDQYETQLNMNRDEMSELYDVRIQNLESRLAQERVQHEEERRKLEMEVNRLRDDMAVQLKEYQDLMDIKISLDMEIAAYDRLLSSEETRLNITPSVTSTTSAGLSTSSRLFRTPSYKRKRTALDDSVDYSVTSSATGDLELAECDPEGKFVKVHNKSNQAQKLEGWQIVRKTESSEMKYKFPKGTKLDGNSTVTIWSASANQKADPPASLLMKGQSWITGDNVNTKLLNQDGEEVAHAERIRMKAMSAPTGHKDKYFLEEGGARLGVNRSVGARSPLSSKGGQGDKNDEQCVLM